Proteins from a genomic interval of Lysobacter stagni:
- a CDS encoding PAS domain-containing sensor histidine kinase, with the protein MAIPSEVQSPAIDGQVIKDMLWAFAVRSPEHAVMLLDSDGEVTWTNAGAEIILGAVPGGLIGSPIARFFTRRDAMAGIPDHERLEARHRGTASYDRWLRRLDRSRFWASGVMVYLGEEMPCCSYLKLFRDLTEVKMQLEANRERAIAATESSEAKSAAIALMAHELRNPLSGISLAAALMMQRSEDDPKFEEPVRIITRNVSLAVRLIEDLVQHSRISFGNVSLEYTKMGLGELLEISVDIARHQMDQDERPVRILVPASDIEVQVDRMRMQQVIVNLVTNALRYTPEPGRIWVSGTLEGSDAIVRVSDEGVGISPDHLETLFEMFTLPRLKGSKLGLGLGLALVKQIVELHGGSVQARSEGLDKGSQFVVRFPARGNGAC; encoded by the coding sequence ATGGCGATACCCAGCGAAGTGCAGTCACCGGCGATCGACGGGCAGGTCATCAAGGACATGCTCTGGGCGTTCGCCGTCCGTTCGCCGGAACACGCAGTCATGTTGCTGGACAGCGACGGCGAAGTGACCTGGACCAATGCAGGCGCCGAGATCATCCTGGGCGCGGTGCCCGGGGGGTTGATCGGTTCCCCGATCGCGCGCTTCTTCACCCGTCGCGACGCGATGGCTGGCATTCCCGACCACGAACGGCTGGAGGCGCGGCATCGCGGCACGGCGTCCTACGACCGCTGGCTGCGTCGCCTGGACCGTTCGCGCTTCTGGGCTTCGGGGGTGATGGTGTATCTGGGCGAGGAGATGCCGTGCTGCAGCTACCTCAAGTTGTTCCGCGACCTCACCGAAGTGAAGATGCAGCTGGAAGCCAATCGCGAGCGCGCGATCGCGGCGACGGAATCCAGCGAGGCAAAGAGCGCGGCGATCGCGCTGATGGCGCACGAACTGCGCAATCCGTTGTCGGGCATCAGCCTGGCGGCGGCACTGATGATGCAGCGAAGCGAGGACGATCCGAAGTTCGAAGAGCCGGTGCGCATCATCACGCGCAACGTCTCGCTGGCCGTGCGCCTGATCGAGGACCTGGTCCAGCACAGCCGCATCAGCTTCGGAAACGTCAGCCTGGAATACACCAAGATGGGACTGGGCGAGCTGCTGGAGATATCGGTGGACATCGCGCGTCACCAGATGGACCAGGACGAACGACCGGTGCGCATCCTCGTTCCGGCGTCCGACATCGAAGTGCAGGTGGACCGCATGCGCATGCAGCAGGTCATCGTGAACCTCGTCACCAACGCGCTGCGCTATACACCCGAGCCCGGCCGCATCTGGGTGAGCGGAACGCTGGAGGGTTCCGATGCGATCGTGCGTGTGTCCGACGAAGGTGTCGGTATCAGCCCGGACCACCTGGAAACGCTGTTCGAGATGTTCACCTTGCCGCGGTTGAAGGGGTCGAAGCTCGGCCTCGGCCTGGGGCTGGCGCTGGTGAAGCAGATCGTCGAACTGCACGGCGGCAGCGTGCAGGCGCGCAGCGAGGGCCTGGACAAGGGCAGCCAGTTCGTCGTCCGTTTCCCCGCGCGCGGCAACGGCGCCTGCTGA
- a CDS encoding serine hydrolase domain-containing protein, with protein MLRYAFAVFAALGCLASPPLHAAGPTAWVRVAFDRDGVVSARADGFADVAAQRRITVDDPVRIASLSKFVVALGAMRLVEQGKLDLDADLSPLLGWRLRHPAFPDVPITLRLLLSHRAGLTDDAGYYAVPLDGALKDVTDDPRAWDTAHAPGTFFRYANLDFPLVASAMEKATGERFDRLIDRLVLRPLKLDACFNWTTCNAATVARAVVLYDVNRMPIRDDLHGQSPECPVNRATHGGCDLSQWQAGRNGALFSPQGGLRISASGLATLGRLLLGDGEVDGVRLLSRASMRTLIGPEWTYSDGNGVTAEEDDSSQAQRGFFCRYGLAVQTLATSREGCRDDPFGDGVARVGHAGSAYGLLSGLWVDRTRGTGVAYFVTGLPDAARGTQSAFTAAEEALARGEAPTR; from the coding sequence ATGCTTCGATACGCCTTCGCCGTCTTCGCCGCACTGGGATGCCTGGCGTCGCCGCCGCTGCATGCGGCCGGACCGACGGCGTGGGTGCGCGTCGCCTTCGATCGGGACGGCGTCGTGTCGGCACGCGCCGACGGGTTCGCCGACGTCGCGGCGCAGCGCCGCATCACCGTGGACGACCCGGTGCGCATCGCCTCCCTTTCGAAGTTCGTGGTGGCCCTCGGTGCGATGCGGCTGGTCGAACAGGGGAAGCTCGATCTCGACGCAGACCTGTCTCCACTGCTGGGCTGGCGCCTTCGTCATCCCGCATTCCCGGATGTGCCGATCACCCTGCGCCTGCTGCTTTCCCACCGGGCCGGTCTCACCGACGACGCGGGTTACTACGCGGTGCCGCTGGACGGCGCCCTGAAGGACGTCACCGACGACCCGCGCGCCTGGGACACCGCACACGCTCCCGGCACGTTCTTCCGCTACGCCAACCTCGATTTTCCGCTGGTCGCGTCGGCCATGGAGAAGGCGACAGGCGAGCGCTTCGACCGTCTCATCGACCGCCTGGTGCTGCGCCCGCTGAAGCTGGATGCCTGCTTCAACTGGACGACATGCAACGCGGCCACCGTCGCGCGTGCGGTCGTGCTGTACGACGTCAATCGCATGCCGATCCGCGACGACCTGCACGGACAGTCACCGGAGTGCCCGGTGAATCGCGCGACGCACGGTGGATGCGATCTGTCGCAGTGGCAGGCCGGGCGCAATGGCGCGCTGTTCTCGCCGCAGGGTGGGCTGCGCATCTCCGCCTCGGGCCTGGCGACGCTGGGCCGACTGCTGCTCGGCGACGGCGAGGTGGACGGCGTTCGCCTGCTCTCGCGTGCGTCGATGCGAACGCTGATCGGACCGGAATGGACGTACAGCGACGGCAACGGCGTCACCGCGGAGGAGGACGACAGCAGTCAGGCGCAGCGCGGCTTCTTCTGTCGCTACGGACTGGCCGTGCAGACGTTGGCGACGTCGCGCGAAGGCTGCCGCGACGATCCCTTCGGCGATGGCGTGGCGCGCGTCGGCCACGCCGGATCGGCCTATGGCCTGCTCTCGGGCCTGTGGGTGGACCGCACGCGCGGAACGGGCGTTGCCTACTTCGTGACCGGATTGCCGGACGCGGCGCGCGGTACGCAGTCCGCATTCACCGCCGCGGAGGAAGCGCTCGCGCGTGGCGAAGCGCCGACGCGCTGA
- a CDS encoding MFS transporter has product MSSSSHASAPPVLSPRQVTLILFALAMGGFAIGTSEFVVMGLITEIARGLGVTEPQVGHVISAYALGVVVGAPVLAILGAKLSRRSLLLALMGFYALGNLASALAPGYHSLMLARFVAGLPHGAYFGIAALVAARISPPEQRGAAVGRVMLGLSISLLVGNPLATWLGQSVGWRWAFAVVSVIALATVAMTMRVLPPGMHAPRPDALRELRDFNRRPVWLALGIGAIGFAGMFCVFSYLSPTLVHVTGVRESFVPFGLMAFGIGGILGTLGGGWLFDRLQFRAVPAVLLWSIAILLLWPLAARSVWTVLPAVLAVGTMGALATILQAHLMDVAREAQTLAAASNHSAFNAANALGPWLGGMAITAGYGWTSTGVVGAMTAVGGLLVYALARREQQRPALVLGECD; this is encoded by the coding sequence ATGTCCTCGTCCTCCCACGCCTCCGCGCCGCCGGTCCTGTCGCCGCGCCAAGTCACCCTGATCCTCTTCGCCCTGGCGATGGGTGGTTTCGCCATCGGCACCAGCGAGTTCGTGGTGATGGGCCTGATCACCGAGATCGCCCGCGGCCTGGGCGTCACCGAGCCGCAGGTGGGCCATGTCATCAGCGCCTATGCGCTGGGTGTGGTGGTCGGGGCGCCGGTGCTGGCGATCCTTGGGGCGAAGCTGTCCCGCCGCAGTCTGCTGCTGGCGCTGATGGGCTTCTATGCCCTGGGCAATCTCGCCAGCGCACTTGCGCCGGGGTACCACTCACTGATGCTGGCGCGCTTCGTCGCCGGCCTGCCGCACGGCGCGTACTTCGGCATCGCCGCGCTGGTGGCCGCACGCATCAGCCCACCGGAGCAGCGCGGTGCCGCGGTGGGTCGGGTGATGCTGGGCCTGTCGATCTCGTTGCTGGTGGGCAACCCGCTTGCGACGTGGCTGGGGCAGTCGGTCGGTTGGCGTTGGGCGTTCGCGGTGGTGTCGGTGATCGCGCTGGCCACGGTGGCCATGACCATGCGAGTGCTGCCGCCGGGCATGCATGCGCCGCGCCCGGATGCGCTGCGCGAGTTGCGCGACTTCAACCGCAGGCCGGTATGGCTGGCGCTGGGCATCGGCGCGATCGGTTTTGCCGGCATGTTCTGCGTCTTCAGCTATCTGTCGCCGACGCTGGTGCACGTGACTGGCGTGCGCGAGTCGTTCGTACCGTTCGGACTGATGGCCTTCGGCATCGGCGGCATCCTCGGCACGCTGGGTGGCGGCTGGTTGTTCGATCGCCTGCAGTTCCGCGCGGTACCGGCGGTGCTGCTGTGGTCGATCGCGATCCTGTTGCTGTGGCCGCTGGCCGCGCGTTCGGTGTGGACGGTGCTGCCCGCCGTGCTGGCGGTGGGCACGATGGGCGCGCTGGCGACCATCCTGCAGGCGCACCTGATGGACGTGGCGCGCGAAGCACAGACGCTGGCGGCCGCCTCCAACCATTCCGCGTTCAACGCCGCCAACGCGCTCGGCCCATGGCTGGGCGGCATGGCGATCACCGCCGGCTACGGCTGGACCTCCACCGGTGTGGTCGGTGCCATGACTGCGGTCGGCGGATTGCTGGTGTATGCGCTGGCACGCCGCGAGCAGCAGCGCCCGGCGCTCGTACTGGGCGAATGCGACTAG
- a CDS encoding DUF2784 domain-containing protein, which yields MTGLPPAAAAIAADALLVLHVGIVAFVVLGAVAIPIGAWRGWRWIRRFRWRLAHVLLMGFIAAQAWLGALCPLTIWEQALRRRAGQPVYAESFIEHWLSRLIFFQAPWWAFVAAYTVFAGLVVLAWVKVPPKRR from the coding sequence ATGACCGGCCTGCCGCCCGCCGCTGCCGCGATCGCCGCCGACGCCCTCCTCGTGCTGCACGTGGGCATCGTCGCCTTCGTCGTGCTGGGTGCGGTCGCCATCCCCATCGGCGCGTGGCGCGGCTGGCGCTGGATACGCCGGTTCCGGTGGCGCCTGGCCCACGTCCTGCTGATGGGCTTCATCGCCGCACAGGCGTGGCTGGGTGCGCTGTGCCCGCTGACGATCTGGGAGCAGGCCCTGCGGCGGCGCGCCGGGCAGCCGGTGTACGCCGAATCGTTCATCGAGCACTGGCTGTCCCGGCTGATCTTCTTCCAGGCCCCGTGGTGGGCATTCGTCGCCGCCTACACGGTGTTCGCCGGGCTGGTCGTGCTGGCCTGGGTGAAGGTGCCGCCGAAGCGCCGGTGA
- a CDS encoding DUF1254 domain-containing protein — protein sequence MPSVRNLLAGMIALLLVGACTRTTPSQTPSQPDAPASAVTPSASAPAEAAPQPAGPAAGTRLTEAYARAAARDVYFWAWTLANTYNRRVNFQSLPGPGRLGGVLPAAPPNSLSMLTDYVAPSQREVACPNQDVVYGGGPLALDVEPVVIQVPDFGDRFWVYQIVDTRTDSFVDLGKMYDTKPGFYLLVGPGWKGETPKGIARVFRSGTNSGYVIPRVFLDATAEDRKAVQPLINQIDMYPLSKFDGKMKTRDWTGTPDFPAPPPQPDGSEAPKVDPKTFWDELPAVLADTTPLPGEQAQYAKALSLVEAAKRDPAIRAAITDEAVRTEKELIAPLLEFRNFGIPLAGNWSTVRNGAKFGTDYFTRTAVAKSNIFVNKPNEATYFYQDLDSNGARLDGGKRYTVTFAKGGPPVKGFWSLTLYDAQHFFAPNEIDRYSVGTKNKDLVANADGTTTIYVQADAPTDPSQRANWLPSPKGKPFSLYVRTYWPDAAILDGTWSPPKVEPMQ from the coding sequence ATGCCGTCCGTTCGCAACCTTCTGGCGGGCATGATCGCCCTGCTTCTGGTGGGTGCATGCACACGTACGACACCATCGCAGACGCCGTCGCAGCCGGATGCACCGGCGTCGGCCGTCACTCCGTCCGCGTCAGCGCCGGCAGAGGCAGCGCCGCAGCCGGCGGGTCCTGCCGCCGGCACCCGGCTCACGGAAGCCTATGCGCGCGCGGCCGCGCGGGACGTGTATTTCTGGGCCTGGACGCTGGCCAATACCTACAACCGCCGCGTCAATTTCCAGAGTTTGCCTGGGCCCGGAAGACTCGGCGGCGTGTTGCCCGCGGCCCCGCCGAACAGCCTGAGCATGCTGACCGACTACGTCGCGCCAAGCCAGCGCGAAGTGGCATGCCCCAATCAGGATGTCGTGTATGGCGGTGGGCCGCTGGCGCTGGACGTCGAACCGGTCGTCATCCAGGTGCCTGATTTCGGCGACCGCTTCTGGGTCTATCAGATCGTCGATACGCGCACCGACAGTTTTGTCGACCTGGGCAAGATGTACGACACGAAGCCGGGCTTCTACCTGCTGGTCGGCCCCGGATGGAAAGGCGAAACCCCCAAGGGCATCGCGCGTGTATTCCGTAGCGGCACCAACAGCGGCTACGTGATCCCGCGTGTCTTCCTCGATGCCACGGCGGAGGATCGCAAGGCGGTACAGCCGTTGATCAACCAGATCGACATGTATCCGCTGTCGAAGTTCGACGGGAAGATGAAAACGCGCGATTGGACCGGGACACCGGACTTCCCGGCCCCGCCGCCGCAACCCGACGGAAGCGAGGCACCCAAGGTCGACCCGAAGACATTCTGGGATGAATTGCCCGCGGTGCTCGCGGACACGACGCCGTTGCCGGGCGAGCAGGCGCAATACGCCAAGGCGCTTTCGCTGGTCGAGGCCGCGAAACGCGACCCTGCGATCCGGGCCGCCATCACCGACGAAGCCGTTCGCACCGAGAAGGAACTCATCGCGCCATTGCTGGAGTTCCGCAACTTCGGCATTCCGCTGGCCGGGAACTGGAGCACCGTGCGCAACGGCGCGAAGTTCGGCACCGACTACTTCACGCGCACGGCGGTGGCCAAGTCCAACATCTTCGTCAACAAGCCCAACGAAGCCACCTACTTCTATCAGGACCTGGATTCGAATGGCGCGCGCCTGGACGGCGGAAAACGCTACACGGTGACCTTCGCCAAGGGCGGGCCGCCCGTGAAGGGCTTCTGGTCGCTGACGCTGTACGACGCGCAGCACTTCTTCGCGCCGAACGAGATCGACCGCTACTCGGTCGGCACCAAGAACAAGGACCTGGTGGCGAATGCGGATGGCACCACCACCATCTACGTGCAGGCGGACGCGCCGACCGATCCGTCGCAGCGCGCCAACTGGCTGCCATCCCCGAAGGGCAAGCCGTTCTCGCTGTACGTGCGCACCTACTGGCCCGACGCCGCCATCCTCGATGGCACGTGGTCACCGCCGAAGGTCGAACCGATGCAATGA
- a CDS encoding CPBP family intramembrane glutamic endopeptidase, whose translation MSGQHSGHGRWQRLRAAARMLGSLLLGATAIFGAVLIFRQGLLPLIDAAFHPTAQVLSAIRRVGILLAAVLAYWAYVRWHEKREATELQLQPLRLVLAGMGGAAMVGLPIAALFALGAYEAVALRGFSSALLGVAGVIFVAATLEELVYRCLLFRVMERSFGTAWALAIQAGVFALEHLGNVEQGGAGDVTTMLVSVTLLGLLWGGLFVLTRNLWVVAAHHAAWNFTILLSGVPLSGIEDWRTLAPVESRLVGPQWLTGGMFGPESSLLVIALITVAVVLLLRLGRRRGAFVRARFGTIDVGGARP comes from the coding sequence GTGAGCGGACAACACTCCGGACACGGCAGGTGGCAGCGCCTGCGCGCCGCCGCCCGGATGCTGGGGTCGCTGCTGCTCGGCGCGACGGCGATCTTCGGTGCCGTGCTCATCTTCCGGCAGGGCCTGTTGCCACTCATCGACGCCGCGTTCCATCCGACGGCGCAGGTGCTCAGTGCGATCAGGCGCGTCGGCATCCTGCTGGCGGCGGTGTTGGCGTACTGGGCATACGTGCGCTGGCATGAGAAGCGCGAGGCGACCGAGCTGCAGCTGCAGCCATTGCGGCTGGTGCTCGCTGGCATGGGCGGTGCTGCCATGGTGGGACTGCCGATCGCCGCGCTGTTCGCGCTGGGCGCATACGAAGCAGTCGCGCTGCGCGGTTTCTCGTCCGCGTTGCTGGGCGTGGCGGGCGTGATTTTCGTCGCGGCAACGCTCGAAGAACTCGTGTATCGCTGCCTTCTGTTCCGCGTGATGGAACGCAGCTTCGGAACGGCGTGGGCGCTGGCGATACAGGCCGGCGTGTTCGCCCTGGAGCACCTGGGCAACGTCGAGCAGGGCGGCGCGGGCGATGTGACGACGATGCTGGTGTCGGTGACCTTGCTGGGATTGCTCTGGGGCGGCTTGTTCGTGCTGACACGCAACCTGTGGGTGGTGGCCGCGCATCACGCCGCATGGAACTTCACCATCCTGCTGAGCGGCGTGCCGCTCTCCGGCATCGAGGACTGGCGAACGCTGGCACCTGTTGAAAGCCGCCTCGTCGGCCCCCAGTGGCTGACCGGCGGCATGTTCGGCCCGGAAAGCTCGCTGCTTGTGATCGCGCTGATCACCGTCGCAGTCGTGCTGTTGTTGCGCTTGGGGCGGCGACGCGGGGCGTTCGTCCGCGCGCGGTTCGGCACCATTGACGTCGGTGGAGCGCGTCCGTAA
- a CDS encoding amidohydrolase family protein, whose product MQAIRPTLRALAGIALICLTAPAAAQDLAIVGARVYPSPEEAPIDDATVLIHDGRIAAVGPRRTVKVPRGVRIVDGKGASVTTGFWNSHVHLIEPPFHQPDTVPAAALTDALRERFTRWGFTTLFDIASLPGDVRALRARVAHGEVTGPQLLTVDMPFYPEHGTPIYVRELWAQTKAPSAEVATVEAARSRATTQIEAGADGVKLFTGAIVGKPQGVLPMREDIARAVVDAAHAHGKPAFAHPTDQAGLEVAIDSGVDVLAHTAPEAGEWSPAFVARLKAEDIALVPTLTLFDVELRRENVPETVVQRFVGSAQQQVKAMAAGGGQILFGTDAGYIHVYDTHQEYRLMAAAGMDWSQILASLTTAPAQRFKQATQRGRLAKGLAGDLVVLDTDPQHAPDAFADVRMTVRDGVVLYDAGTPAD is encoded by the coding sequence ATGCAGGCCATCCGTCCGACGTTGCGCGCCCTTGCCGGCATCGCGCTGATCTGCCTTACCGCGCCGGCGGCCGCGCAGGATCTCGCCATCGTCGGCGCTCGCGTGTATCCCTCGCCGGAGGAGGCGCCCATCGACGATGCGACGGTGCTGATCCACGACGGGCGCATCGCGGCGGTCGGTCCGCGCAGGACGGTCAAGGTGCCGCGCGGGGTGCGCATCGTCGATGGCAAGGGCGCCAGCGTGACGACGGGGTTCTGGAACAGCCATGTCCATCTGATCGAGCCGCCGTTCCATCAACCCGACACGGTGCCCGCCGCCGCGCTGACCGATGCGCTGCGCGAGCGCTTCACGCGCTGGGGGTTCACCACGCTGTTCGACATCGCATCCCTGCCCGGCGACGTGCGCGCGTTGCGTGCGCGCGTCGCGCATGGCGAGGTCACCGGTCCGCAACTTCTGACGGTGGACATGCCGTTCTATCCCGAGCACGGAACACCGATCTACGTACGCGAACTGTGGGCGCAGACGAAAGCGCCCAGTGCCGAGGTCGCCACCGTCGAGGCAGCGCGTTCGCGCGCGACAACGCAGATCGAAGCCGGCGCCGATGGCGTGAAGTTGTTCACCGGCGCCATCGTCGGCAAACCGCAGGGCGTGCTGCCGATGCGGGAGGATATCGCGCGTGCGGTCGTGGACGCTGCGCACGCGCACGGCAAGCCCGCCTTCGCGCATCCGACCGATCAGGCGGGGCTTGAGGTGGCGATCGACAGCGGCGTCGACGTGCTGGCGCATACAGCGCCGGAAGCGGGCGAATGGTCGCCGGCGTTCGTCGCGCGACTGAAGGCGGAGGACATCGCACTGGTCCCGACGCTGACGCTCTTCGACGTCGAACTGCGCCGCGAGAACGTTCCCGAAACAGTCGTGCAGCGCTTCGTCGGCAGCGCGCAGCAGCAGGTGAAGGCGATGGCGGCCGGCGGCGGGCAGATCCTGTTCGGCACCGACGCCGGCTACATCCACGTGTACGACACGCACCAGGAATACCGGCTGATGGCCGCGGCCGGGATGGACTGGAGCCAGATCCTGGCGAGCCTGACCACGGCGCCGGCGCAGCGTTTCAAGCAGGCCACGCAACGCGGGCGACTTGCGAAAGGGTTGGCGGGCGACCTCGTCGTGCTCGACACCGACCCGCAACACGCGCCGGACGCCTTCGCCGACGTGCGCATGACCGTGCGCGACGGCGTGGTGCTCTACGACGCAGGCACGCCGGCCGATTGA
- a CDS encoding HIT family protein: MIELPVRDPCDLCETASREDRWAIIDESEHTLTVINPWQFEVGQCCVITRRHVATLLDLSDQECEAVMLSARRVAEALVRTYRPLGILTFQNNGVYSGQETPHFHFHVVPRQKGSDWGIGPPQLATFDGAGRQRGTSHDPSGDAQRRERVQASARQLAETANLIRSNLPR; this comes from the coding sequence ATGATCGAACTTCCTGTAAGAGATCCGTGCGACCTTTGCGAAACGGCGAGTCGCGAAGACAGATGGGCGATCATCGACGAAAGCGAACATACGTTGACCGTGATCAACCCATGGCAGTTCGAAGTGGGTCAATGCTGTGTCATCACACGCCGGCACGTCGCGACGCTCCTCGATCTTTCCGACCAGGAATGCGAAGCGGTAATGCTCTCGGCCAGGAGAGTCGCGGAGGCGCTCGTCAGGACCTACCGCCCGCTCGGAATACTCACGTTCCAGAACAACGGGGTCTACAGCGGACAGGAAACACCGCACTTCCATTTCCACGTCGTGCCTCGGCAGAAGGGCAGCGACTGGGGGATAGGTCCGCCCCAACTCGCGACATTCGATGGCGCCGGACGCCAGAGAGGAACCTCACACGATCCAAGCGGGGATGCGCAACGTCGTGAGCGGGTCCAGGCGTCTGCCAGACAACTGGCTGAAACCGCGAACCTGATTCGTTCGAATCTGCCGAGGTAG
- a CDS encoding alpha/beta hydrolase translates to MSIEPSAHPALRVLGPVRIEQGSVTFEPGARREQALLALLATEARPMSRARLAAMLWPDADDVDARGRMRRLLHEMSNHVGHDTLVADRQTVALADDACAATDLASLRRLLAQGLYRSTVDANEESLAALEHAVRLAAAEFAEGLVLDECDELSAWLERQRESLHQARAQALAQLVARLEGAQQPERALQHAQELVAVDPLNEAAQRWLIRLYAAVGQPRMALQQFERCRQALHDELGVEPEAATLKIVDEVRARAAIATTPADATSAPVAVRFTRSGDVHLAYQVLGTGPLDVLLISGFISHLEQAWEPGGPAAFLRELALDFRLILYDRRGVGLSDRTVDPADTSVSSADALAVLDAAGSRRALVFAVSEGGPIAIRLAVEHPERVAGLALWATLARGTATQDYPWALTAERYERWLDALVAQWGRPAAIDTFAPEQASDPLMQRWWARMLRLGSSPRCMHAVLRTLALSDVRALLPQVRVPTLVMHRTGDRAVRVGAGRHVATTIPGAQWLELPGTAHWWWLGETAPILEAIKGFAQRLANDDDG, encoded by the coding sequence ATGAGCATCGAGCCGTCGGCACATCCTGCGCTTCGCGTGCTCGGACCAGTGCGGATCGAGCAGGGATCGGTAACGTTCGAACCGGGCGCGCGACGCGAGCAGGCGCTCCTTGCTTTGCTCGCCACCGAGGCGCGTCCGATGAGTCGCGCCCGCCTGGCTGCAATGCTCTGGCCCGATGCCGACGACGTTGACGCGCGCGGGCGCATGCGTCGCCTGTTGCACGAGATGTCGAACCACGTTGGGCACGACACGCTCGTCGCCGATCGTCAGACCGTCGCACTCGCTGACGATGCGTGCGCCGCCACCGACCTCGCTTCGCTGCGCCGCCTCCTCGCGCAGGGGCTGTATCGCTCGACCGTGGACGCGAACGAGGAGAGCCTTGCCGCACTGGAGCACGCGGTGCGTCTAGCCGCTGCCGAGTTCGCTGAAGGCCTGGTGCTTGACGAATGCGATGAACTGTCGGCGTGGCTCGAACGGCAGCGTGAGTCACTGCACCAGGCGCGGGCGCAGGCGCTGGCGCAGCTCGTCGCGCGGCTGGAAGGCGCACAGCAGCCCGAGCGCGCGCTCCAGCATGCGCAGGAGCTGGTCGCCGTCGATCCTCTGAACGAAGCTGCGCAGCGCTGGCTCATCCGGCTGTATGCCGCTGTCGGACAACCTCGCATGGCGTTGCAGCAGTTCGAGCGATGCCGGCAGGCCCTGCACGACGAGCTCGGTGTCGAGCCGGAAGCCGCAACGCTCAAGATCGTCGATGAAGTACGCGCGCGCGCCGCCATCGCGACGACACCTGCGGACGCGACGTCCGCGCCAGTGGCGGTGCGGTTCACGCGCAGCGGCGACGTTCATCTCGCTTATCAGGTGCTGGGCACCGGCCCGCTCGATGTGCTCCTCATCAGCGGCTTCATCTCGCATCTGGAGCAGGCGTGGGAGCCCGGCGGGCCCGCGGCCTTCCTCCGGGAACTCGCGCTCGACTTCCGGCTCATCCTTTACGACCGGCGCGGTGTCGGGCTCTCCGATCGGACCGTCGATCCGGCCGATACGTCGGTGAGCAGCGCCGACGCGCTTGCAGTGCTCGACGCGGCGGGCAGCCGACGCGCGCTCGTGTTCGCGGTGTCCGAGGGCGGGCCCATCGCGATCCGCCTCGCCGTCGAGCATCCAGAGCGCGTTGCGGGGCTGGCGCTTTGGGCAACACTTGCGCGGGGTACCGCCACGCAGGACTACCCGTGGGCGCTGACTGCCGAGCGCTATGAGCGTTGGCTCGATGCGCTCGTCGCGCAATGGGGGCGGCCGGCCGCGATCGACACCTTCGCGCCCGAGCAGGCGAGTGACCCGCTGATGCAGCGCTGGTGGGCGCGCATGCTGCGCCTGGGATCCAGCCCGCGCTGCATGCACGCCGTCCTGCGCACGCTCGCGCTGAGCGATGTACGTGCTTTGCTGCCGCAAGTGCGCGTGCCGACACTTGTCATGCATCGAACAGGCGACCGCGCCGTGCGCGTCGGTGCCGGTCGCCATGTCGCGACGACCATCCCCGGCGCCCAGTGGCTCGAATTGCCCGGGACTGCGCATTGGTGGTGGCTGGGAGAGACAGCACCGATCCTCGAAGCCATCAAGGGCTTCGCGCAGCGCTTGGCGAACGACGACGATGGCTAG
- a CDS encoding alpha/beta fold hydrolase, with translation MTIFDPSRTLFAEDEPATPIVIFNHSRPYARAPVFVCLPAMGVAASFYTPFAEALARAAGGAAVLSDLRGQGESEALARRGERFGYQEIVEQDIPSLIAAIAAQFPGRPMYLVGHSLGGQLGSLAAVHAAPGLAGLILVASGTAHYHVWPQALRRRACIAVQAVRMVTALLPRYPGRLLGFGGNQPRRFMTDWSYNASTGRYRCAGSRIDYEEALNDVVLPVLSVEIRADPVAPTGAASELLAKLASCTIERRQIDGVTTDAPWRRHFSWARSPDEAVAEIIAWVRPQLCQANVERRERAVA, from the coding sequence ATGACGATCTTCGATCCCAGCCGGACTTTGTTCGCCGAAGACGAGCCGGCCACGCCTATCGTGATCTTCAATCATTCCCGCCCGTACGCGCGCGCGCCGGTGTTCGTCTGCCTGCCGGCAATGGGCGTCGCCGCCAGCTTCTATACGCCGTTCGCGGAAGCGCTTGCGCGAGCCGCCGGAGGCGCGGCGGTGTTGTCCGATCTACGCGGACAGGGCGAAAGCGAGGCGCTGGCGCGACGCGGCGAGCGATTTGGTTATCAGGAAATCGTCGAGCAGGACATCCCGTCGTTGATCGCCGCGATCGCCGCGCAGTTTCCTGGTCGGCCCATGTATCTCGTCGGGCACAGTCTGGGCGGCCAGCTCGGCAGCCTGGCGGCAGTGCACGCGGCGCCCGGACTGGCGGGTTTGATCCTGGTGGCGAGCGGGACCGCGCACTATCACGTATGGCCACAAGCGCTGCGGCGGCGTGCATGCATCGCGGTGCAGGCCGTCCGCATGGTGACGGCCTTGCTGCCCCGATACCCAGGTCGTCTGCTTGGCTTCGGCGGCAACCAGCCGCGACGGTTCATGACCGATTGGAGCTACAACGCCAGCACCGGCCGATATCGCTGTGCGGGCAGTAGAATCGATTACGAGGAGGCGCTCAATGACGTGGTGCTGCCCGTCCTGTCGGTCGAGATCCGAGCCGATCCCGTTGCACCGACGGGCGCGGCGAGCGAGCTGCTTGCGAAGCTCGCATCCTGCACGATCGAGCGCCGGCAGATCGACGGCGTCACGACCGACGCGCCATGGCGGCGTCACTTCTCCTGGGCGCGGAGTCCGGACGAGGCAGTCGCTGAGATCATCGCCTGGGTGCGTCCGCAATTGTGCCAGGCCAACGTCGAACGTCGCGAGCGGGCCGTAGCATGA